Proteins co-encoded in one Lasioglossum baleicum chromosome 3, iyLasBale1, whole genome shotgun sequence genomic window:
- the LOC143207210 gene encoding 2-phosphoxylose phosphatase 1: MLAEMVRLSYQHRAFYCYVILSVWIFLLVAGMYKYIGIDEKSSVQTRVLGNDVSVREFPRNLKADVKTKKIFRYCNPPNEIAADSEGKLDGNLTLGGVLVFIRHGDRGPLAHIRNISIVNCGGDFASTPELENVYQNYVNFLQNISSYTRTAWAQFLGPFHGFPMLPANSKDCRIGQLTTLGVAQLLKTGIVLKNAYYHKLNLGNGTVSGKDVIVYSTRYRRTVQSAVALLYALLETDGFQNLAKIGLQESQSYAFCNTDCACPAAEKFFKQHVKEMSDHLRSHPAVAELIRQASNAVFEIPDQAQTTDPNTLKDALLTYVCHGASLPCVDLDSQRICVKTEHVTGLFAYSEWESKQVAKSSNRRKYGLLRAYGLLRNIVSYMLRIISEAKPKIVLYSGHDKTLEYLATALGIFSDKLTMPHYASRFVIEVYRVNSKNENHVASDFYFRVIVNGKDFTQKIPFCRNANFYSASYTERSDTDRIRKDSKLCPIETIIRQLHDDYFGPFNATNFKDACTSRKRG; encoded by the exons ATGTTGGCCGAAATGGTGCGACTCTCCTACCAGCATCGAGCATTTTATTGCTACGTGATCCTCAGCGTCTGGATATTCCTGCTCGTTGCCG GTATGTACAAATACATCGGCATAGATGAGAAGAGTTCCGTGCAGACGAGGGTCCTGGGGAACGACGTTTCCGTTCGAGAATTTCCGAGAAATTTGAAAGCCGACGTGAAAACGAAAAAGATATTCCGATATTGCAATCCGCCCAACGAAATCGCCGCAGACTCAGAAG GTAAATTGGATGGAAATCTAACGCTGGGCGGTGTTCTGGTATTTATACGGCACGGAGACAGAGGTCCGTTGGCTCATATTCGGAACATAAGCATAGTGAACTGTGGCGGAGACTTTGCTTCCACCCCCGAATTGGAAAACGTCTATCAAAACTACGTCAACTTCCTTCAGAACATCTCGAGTTACACGAGGACGGCGTGGGCGCAGTTTCTCGGACCGTTCCACGGATTTCCGATGCTGCCCGCCAACTCGAAGGACTGCAGAATCGGTCAGTTGACCACCTTGGGCGTAGCTCAACTTCTAAAAACAGGAATCGTACTTAAAAACGCGTATTATCACAAACTGAATTTGGGGAACGGCACGGTATCCGGGAAAGACGTGATCGTATACAGCACCAGGTATCGTAGGACGGTTCAAAGCGCGGTCGCGCTACTGTACGCGCTCCTGGAGACGGACGGGTTCCAGAATCTGGCCAAGATCGGCTTGCAGGAGAGTCAAAGCTACGCGTTTTGCAATACCGACTGCGCGTGCCCAGCCGCGGAAAAATTCTTCAAGCAGCACGTCAAG GAGATGTCCGACCATCTGAGGTCTCATCCGGCGGTCGCCGAATTGATAAGGCAAGCGTCGAACGCGGTCTTCGAAATCCCGGACCAGGCCCAGACGACGGATCCGAACACGTTGAAGGACGCCCTGTTGACCTACGTTTGCCACGGAGCCTCTTTGCCTTGCGTCGACCTGGACTCGCAACGAATCTGCGTGAAAACGGAGCACGTGACAGGCCTGTTCGCCTACAGCGAATGGGAGTCGAAGCAAGTGGCTAAAAGCAGCAATCGTCGAAAATACGGGTTACTCAGGGCGTACGGACTTCTTCGAAACATAGTCTCGTACATGTTGCGCATCATATCCGAGGCAAAGCCAAAGATAGTACTATATTCGGGACACGACAAGACTCTCGAATACCTGGCGACCGCTCTCGGTATCTTCTCCGATAAATTGACCATGCCGCACTACGCTTCCCGTTTCGTCATCGAGGTTTATCGCGTCAATTCGAAAAACGAGAATCACGTGGCCAGCGATTTTTACTTCCGCGTGATCGTCAACGGAAAAGACTTTACGCAAAAGATACCATTCTGTAGAAACGCGAATTTCTACAGCGCCAGTTACACCGAAAGATCGGACACCGACAGAATTCGCAAAGATTCGAAGCTTTGCCCGATCGAGACGATCATTCGTCAGCTTCACGACGATTACTTCGGTCCGTTTAACGCAACGAATTTCAAAGACGCGTGTACCAGTCGCAAACGTGGCTGA